CTTTTTGCCGTCATTGTCGGTGCCTTGTCAAACCTCACTGATCGCATTGTTCACGGATTTACAACAGACTACATTTTCCTCCCGCACGGCGCTGTCATAAATGCTGCGGACATCTTAATTGTCTGCGGCATTGCCGTTTTTCTTTTCTCTCATCCACAACCGCGCATTGACAAGTAGGTACTTTTGTGGTGGAATAGGAGCATAAAGATCTCCCCCTAGCGGTGAGATTTTATGTTTTCAGGCATTCAAACGGCAACGATTGTTGGAGTGAAGGCGGCACCTGTGCGTGTAGAGACATCTTTAAGTTCCGGCTTGAGCCAGTTCCATTTGGTGGGGCTTCCTGAAGTCGAGGTGAAGGAGGCAAAAGAGCGCGTGCGATCTGCCATCCGGTCCTCCGGTCTTCCATTTCCTCGTGGGCGGATTACCGTGAGTCTAGCGCCAGCCACAACAAAAAAACAAGGCGCGCATTTCGACGTCCCTATCGCTCTGTCCATTTTGCAGGCAGAGAAAGTCGTAAAAAGCGAAACGCTTACAGGATTCTTTTTCGGTGAGTTATCGCTTTCAGGAGAGGTTTCTCCGGCTACCGGTACGCTGGCGCACGCTTTGTGTGCCCAAGAACACGGGGCAGAAGTTTTGTTTGTCCCCCCGAAAAGTCTTGAAGAAGCGCGGCTCGTGCAGAATATTTCCGTCGTCTCTGCCCCCACGCTTGGATCTCTCGTGGATCACCTCAACGGGCAGACGCTCCTTCCCGTGCACACGAGTTGCGACATGGCACAACTCGCGGGACGCATACCCCCAGCGATAGACTTCGCCCATGTGCGCGGACAAGAAGCGGCAAAGCGCGCCGTGGAGATTGCCGCGGCGGGCGGGCACAATATTTTGTTAAACGGCACGCCGGGGTCTGGGAAAACCATGTTGGCGCGGGCGCTTCCTTCCATCCTCCCGCCGCTCCAATATGCAGAGACACTTGAAGTAACGACCATCCACTCGATCGGTGGCGCGCTGACCACACAACAACCGTTTTTAACCGACCGCCCATTTCGGTCACCGCATCACTCAAGTTCGGCTATCTCCATCATCGGTGGCGGGCCGTGGCCAAAACCAGGGGAGGTAAGTCTCGCACATCGCGGCGTGCTCTTTCTCGATGAACTTCCGGAATTTCCACGGCATGTGCTTGAACACTTGCGCCAACCCCTGGAGGATGGCGAGGTGACGGTGGCCCGCGCGGCGGCGACGTTTCGATTCCCCGCGCGTTTCATGCTTGTGGCGGCCATGAACCCGTGTCCGTGTGGGTTTGCCTTTGATCCAACACGTGAGTGTTCGTGCTCCGAGCGCCGCATAGAGGACTACCAAAAGAAGATCTCCGGACCGCTGTTGGATCGCATTGATCTCTACGTCCATGTGCCGCGTGTAGAGACAGACCGGTTGACACAGGAAGAGGAGGCCGAGCGCTCGGAGACGATTCGTGCACGCGTCGCCGCCGCGCGCGCCGTTCAACAAGAGCGGTTTGCAAAACAAACATGGCTCACAAATAGCGAGATCCCTTCCGGGCACATCCGTGTCCATTGCACCCCTGACGCTGACGGGAAAAAACTCCTTGCTTCCGCTATGGAAAAATACCAGCTCTCTGCTCGTTCCTACACTCGCGTGCTCAAAGTTGCCCGTACCATCGCCGATCTCGATGGGAGTATAGGCGTCACCGCCACGCACATCGCCGAAGCCTTGCAATACCGCCCCTCCCCCCGCCTCGGCTAAGGCTTCAACAAAGGGGTCAGACCCCGGGTCTGACCCCTCACACTAATTATGCCAAGAAAACTACGCGTTGATTTCCCTGGAGCTGTGCACCATGTGAATGGTCGCGGGAATAACAGAATGATTGTTTTCCACAGCGACGAAGATCGTGAGATGTTCCTTGATTTGGTTGGAAAGGAGATTCTCTTGCAGAAGTGGAAATGCTTCGAATACGCCCTCATGGATAATCATTATCATTTCCTTCTAGAAAGCTGCGGGAATCTTGCAACAGGGATGAAGAACATTTGTGGAATATTTACGCAAAGGATAAACCGTAAATATGACCGATCTGGCCACGTTTTCCAGGGAAGGTACGGTTCTGTCCTCGTAAATTCGAACCCGCACCTATTCGAATTAGCACGGTACATCGTGCTGAATCCTACAAAAGCCGGGTTGGTAAAGCGGCCAGAAGATTACAAGTGGAGCAGTTATCGAGCAATGATAGGCCTTGAAAAACCACCAGAGTGGCTGGATGTGAGTTGGATCGTGAATTGTGTGGGGGACGGGAGCAAAGATCCACGATCTGTGTATAAAAAATATGTTGAGGAATCCATATTCCTAGCATAGGGGTCAGACCCGGGGTCTGACCCCTACTACGAATCGCTGGATGATTTCGGGGATGGCGCCGAGGAGGTCGTATCCCTGGAGCGCATCGGGGTCAGCCCATGCATACTGATCCGCCTTGCCCTCCTCGAGAGACACGGCGTTGTTTTCTGTTCTGCATTGGTAACAGTGCAGGTGGATACGAAGCGTAGAACCATCCGGCATTTCCCAGTCGTGAGGATGCACACCGAGAAATTTCTGCCCCTTGGCCTCAATCCCCGTCTCCTCCATGAGCTCCCGCCGAGCGGTACTCATCGGATCCTCTCCATTTTCAACTTTCCCGCCAGGAAACTCCCACTTCTTGTCCCATATCGGGTTTGCATGACGCCGACGAATGAGGAGAAGTTTGTCGCCAAAAAACACGAGCGCGATCGCGACAGTTATTTCTTTCTGTTCACCCATAAATTTCGTACGGGTTCTGCAGCGCCCCCACAAGGGCACGGAACGCCTCACGGGAAAAGAAAAGAGACACGGTGTTTTGGTTTGGATGGATATTGAGACCATCAGCACACCCCCACACGTCGCGACCAACTAAATAACGCACTGAATGCTCATGATCATTCAAAAGTCCAAGAGGCGAGACCGACCCCGGCTCAAGCCCAAGACGCGCACGCAATTCATCGGCCGAGCCGAAGGTAAGTTTGTTTGTGCCA
This genomic stretch from Candidatus Uhrbacteria bacterium harbors:
- a CDS encoding prolyl-tRNA synthetase associated domain-containing protein; amino-acid sequence: MEEALAFLNAHNISFERFDHPAVFTCEEAEVHCKHVPGMACKNLFLKDKGTGRFFLVTLPADKRMDLKVLGKHLGTNKLTFGSADELRARLGLEPGSVSPLGLLNDHEHSVRYLVGRDVWGCADGLNIHPNQNTVSLFFSREAFRALVGALQNPYEIYG
- a CDS encoding transposase — encoded protein: MPRKLRVDFPGAVHHVNGRGNNRMIVFHSDEDREMFLDLVGKEILLQKWKCFEYALMDNHYHFLLESCGNLATGMKNICGIFTQRINRKYDRSGHVFQGRYGSVLVNSNPHLFELARYIVLNPTKAGLVKRPEDYKWSSYRAMIGLEKPPEWLDVSWIVNCVGDGSKDPRSVYKKYVEESIFLA
- a CDS encoding NUDIX domain-containing protein — encoded protein: MGEQKEITVAIALVFFGDKLLLIRRRHANPIWDKKWEFPGGKVENGEDPMSTARRELMEETGIEAKGQKFLGVHPHDWEMPDGSTLRIHLHCYQCRTENNAVSLEEGKADQYAWADPDALQGYDLLGAIPEIIQRFVVGVRPRV
- a CDS encoding YifB family Mg chelatase-like AAA ATPase, with translation MFSGIQTATIVGVKAAPVRVETSLSSGLSQFHLVGLPEVEVKEAKERVRSAIRSSGLPFPRGRITVSLAPATTKKQGAHFDVPIALSILQAEKVVKSETLTGFFFGELSLSGEVSPATGTLAHALCAQEHGAEVLFVPPKSLEEARLVQNISVVSAPTLGSLVDHLNGQTLLPVHTSCDMAQLAGRIPPAIDFAHVRGQEAAKRAVEIAAAGGHNILLNGTPGSGKTMLARALPSILPPLQYAETLEVTTIHSIGGALTTQQPFLTDRPFRSPHHSSSAISIIGGGPWPKPGEVSLAHRGVLFLDELPEFPRHVLEHLRQPLEDGEVTVARAAATFRFPARFMLVAAMNPCPCGFAFDPTRECSCSERRIEDYQKKISGPLLDRIDLYVHVPRVETDRLTQEEEAERSETIRARVAAARAVQQERFAKQTWLTNSEIPSGHIRVHCTPDADGKKLLASAMEKYQLSARSYTRVLKVARTIADLDGSIGVTATHIAEALQYRPSPRLG